In the genome of Burkholderiales bacterium, the window GCGGGGAGGACAGACCCGGCGAAGTGCTGGCGCAAGCCCCGTGGTACCACGCCGCCACGCAGAGCGCTGCGGCGCAGACCGCATTCGCCGAAGTGCGTGGGCGCCCCCGATTTTCGCGTGCCGGCGTCATGAGCGTGGAGAGCGTGCCACTGCGCGAACGCCAGCTTGTCAAGGACTATTTCATCAACTTGCACGAAAGCGAACAATGAACACCGTCGTCGACCGGCAGATACAAGCTTTCCGCGATCGTTTCGAGCGCGTGCGTCAGGAGATCGGGCGTGTCATCGTGGGCAACGACGAAGTCGTCGCCAATGTCATGACCTGTCTGCTGGCACGGGGACACGTGCTGCTCGAAGGTATACCGGGCGTGGGCAAGACCAAGCTGGTGCAAACCATGGCCGACGTGATGCACCTGAAGTTTTCGCGCATCCAGTTCACGCCCGACTTGATGCCCGGCGACATCGTGGGGACCAACATCGTGCGCGAGGACGACGCCGGCCGGAAGTTCTTCGAGTTCCAGCCTGGTCCTATATTCGCCAACATGGTCCTCGCCGACGAAATCAACCGGGCCACACCCAAGACCCAGTCCGCGCTTCTCGAGGCGATGCAGGAGAACAGCGTTTCCGCCGGCGGCCGCACCCATGCGCTCGACCAGCCCTTTTTCGTGCTGGCCACGCAGAACCCGATCGAGATGGAAGGCACCTATCCGTTGCCCGAAGCACAGATGGACCGCTTCCTGTTCAAGCTCAAGCTCGATTTCCCGGACATGGAGCAGTTGCACACGATCGTCGACCGCACGACCCGGGAGAAGGAGCCGGTCGCCGAGCGGGTGCTGGAAAAGGCGCAGATCCTGGAGATGCGCGAGACGGCGCGCTCCATCCCCGTAGCGCGGCCGGTGCAGGAGTACGCGATCAAGCTTACGCTCGCCACCCATCCGGAGAGCAGCCTGGCGCACGAACTCGCGAAGAAGTACGTACGTTTCGGTTCCAGCCCGCGCGGCACGCAGTCGCTGATTCTCGGGGCCAAGGTACACGCGCTGCGCAACGACCGGGTCTACGTGGCGTGCGAGGACGTGCGAGCGGTCGCGCTGCCCGCCCTGCGCCATCGGGTGCTGCTCAATTTCGAGGCCGAGGCGCAGCGCATCGACACCGACACCATCCTCGATCGCATTCTCGAATGGGTGCCGGAACCGAAGGAGTGAGGGCAATGATCGCGCGTCGGTCCTGGCTGAAGGCTGCCGCCGCGGCAGCGCTGGGATTTCCCGCGTTGTCGCGCGGTTCGCCTGACGCGATCCGCCTCGGACATCTGACGCCGCGTACCGGCTTCCTCGGGCAGATCGGCGAGTACGGCTACAAGGGGGCGCTGCTCGCCGTGGAACAGGCCAACGCCGCGGGCGGCGTGCTCGGGCGCAAGCTCGAGCTACTTGCCGAGGACAGCGTCAATCCGGCCACCGCGGTCAACAAGGCGCAGAAACTCTACGAACGGGATCAGGTGATCGCCACCGTCGGCGAAATCAACTCGGCCTCGGTGGCGGCAATCGCTCAGGTTTCCGCGCGCATGAAGCGCCCGCACTTCAACACCGGCGGCAATTCCGACGAGGTGCGCGGCAGGAACTGCAACCGTTACCTGTTCCACATCGAGGGCAACAACACGATGTACGTGCGTACCATCGGCCAGTGGCTGAAGGAGGCGAACCGGATCCGGGGCGCGAGCTTCTATTTCCTGGTGGCGGACTACGCATTCGGTCACGACCTGTACCGGGCATCGTCGCAATTTCTGGGCGCCAACGGCGGCCTGGAAGCCGGCAAGGACCTGATCGCCACCAACACGCAGGACTTCAGCGCCTACATTCTGAAGATCAGGCAGGCGAAGCCGGACTTCGTTTACTCCTGCCTGGCCGGGATCGACATCACGAATTTCATCCGCCAGTACCGCGAATACAACCTGCCTTTCGAGGTCACCGGTGGCGCCAACGACACCGCCCTGTTCTGGGCTGCCGGCATCGATTCGCTGTCCGGCTACTGGCAGACCATGTGGTACCACGGCCTTGATCTGCCCGGCGCGCGCACCTTTGCCCGGGCCTTTCGTGCCCGCTACGGCATGCCGCCCGACAACGGCGCCTGGGCCGATTACGTCGCGGTGAGGGTGCTGGTGCAGGCGATTTCCGAGACCCGGAGCACCGATGCGGAGAAACTCGTGGACTACTTCGACAAGGGTGCCAGCTTCGACCTGCTCAAGGCGCGCCGCGGCACGTTCGCCAGGAACCACCAGATGCTGCAGGAGATGTACGTAGTGCGCGTGAAGAGCAAGGCAGCCATGCAGGATCAGTGGGATATCTTCGAACTGGTGCGCGAGGTGCCGGGGCCGCGCGACCCGCTGGAGCTGCTTCAGCCCACACAGCAGGAGAATCCCTGCCCGATCGCGGCTTGAGCGGCGTGCCGTGAATCAGAACGCTCCGCTGTTCAACGAGGAGTTCCTGCGCCAGCTGGAACATCTCGCGATCGTCACGCGTCGGCCGGTGGCGGGCCATCTGCGGGGCCATCACCGCTCCCGTCGCACGGGCAGCGGGATGGTGTTCAGCGACTACC includes:
- a CDS encoding MoxR family ATPase, which codes for MNTVVDRQIQAFRDRFERVRQEIGRVIVGNDEVVANVMTCLLARGHVLLEGIPGVGKTKLVQTMADVMHLKFSRIQFTPDLMPGDIVGTNIVREDDAGRKFFEFQPGPIFANMVLADEINRATPKTQSALLEAMQENSVSAGGRTHALDQPFFVLATQNPIEMEGTYPLPEAQMDRFLFKLKLDFPDMEQLHTIVDRTTREKEPVAERVLEKAQILEMRETARSIPVARPVQEYAIKLTLATHPESSLAHELAKKYVRFGSSPRGTQSLILGAKVHALRNDRVYVACEDVRAVALPALRHRVLLNFEAEAQRIDTDTILDRILEWVPEPKE
- a CDS encoding ABC transporter substrate-binding protein, with the translated sequence MIARRSWLKAAAAAALGFPALSRGSPDAIRLGHLTPRTGFLGQIGEYGYKGALLAVEQANAAGGVLGRKLELLAEDSVNPATAVNKAQKLYERDQVIATVGEINSASVAAIAQVSARMKRPHFNTGGNSDEVRGRNCNRYLFHIEGNNTMYVRTIGQWLKEANRIRGASFYFLVADYAFGHDLYRASSQFLGANGGLEAGKDLIATNTQDFSAYILKIRQAKPDFVYSCLAGIDITNFIRQYREYNLPFEVTGGANDTALFWAAGIDSLSGYWQTMWYHGLDLPGARTFARAFRARYGMPPDNGAWADYVAVRVLVQAISETRSTDAEKLVDYFDKGASFDLLKARRGTFARNHQMLQEMYVVRVKSKAAMQDQWDIFELVREVPGPRDPLELLQPTQQENPCPIAA